A window of Fretibacterium sp. OH1220_COT-178 contains these coding sequences:
- a CDS encoding cache domain-containing protein translates to MTGKIRLLGRTVLWIACVAIAVGYPGYRFARGYIAGTLNEQLRSETASIRQALETAVLQKSVLLKKFALEAGGYCRSGDRAACMSLPERYVAAYAPARGLGLHFQEGTFKDGSGLAVYSFRDEGQPSTIEGPSGDMKTFSQKKEADQVAWLPFRLHPLTGTPTMTAVYPVLTADGRWRGTATCDMEIFELQKLLTARGLPESLTVDLLDEKGIVLASTRPAALMRPVGQNASQNFARTVTTVLSEPAGALSYTEGTVTMRLFFESLPGTGWRILIRTPATEDLRNVKWFWKNDLRIYSCCGFHTVRRTEASRGSEEAVPPDAPRPPRFDVPLKGRRFGPSAPDR, encoded by the coding sequence GTGACTGGCAAAATACGGCTTCTGGGGCGCACCGTGCTGTGGATCGCCTGCGTCGCAATCGCGGTCGGCTATCCTGGGTACAGATTTGCCCGAGGTTACATCGCTGGAACTTTGAACGAACAACTGCGTTCCGAAACGGCGAGCATTCGTCAGGCCCTGGAGACGGCCGTGCTTCAAAAGAGCGTTCTCCTCAAAAAGTTTGCCCTGGAGGCGGGGGGCTATTGCCGTTCCGGGGACAGGGCTGCCTGCATGAGCCTGCCGGAACGCTACGTCGCTGCCTACGCCCCTGCAAGGGGGTTGGGGCTCCATTTTCAGGAAGGCACCTTCAAGGATGGAAGCGGCCTTGCGGTTTACTCCTTTCGGGACGAGGGCCAGCCCTCAACGATCGAGGGGCCATCAGGCGACATGAAGACCTTTTCTCAGAAAAAAGAAGCGGATCAAGTGGCGTGGCTCCCGTTTCGTCTCCACCCTCTGACGGGGACTCCGACCATGACCGCAGTCTACCCCGTACTGACGGCGGATGGAAGATGGAGGGGAACTGCGACATGCGACATGGAGATATTCGAACTTCAAAAGCTCTTGACTGCACGAGGTTTGCCCGAATCTCTGACGGTGGACCTATTGGACGAAAAGGGGATCGTGTTGGCAAGCACCCGGCCCGCTGCCCTGATGCGTCCTGTGGGTCAGAACGCTTCTCAGAATTTCGCGAGGACGGTCACGACCGTGCTGTCGGAACCCGCCGGTGCGCTGAGCTACACCGAAGGAACGGTAACGATGCGTCTCTTCTTTGAATCCTTGCCGGGGACGGGCTGGCGAATTCTCATAAGAACCCCTGCCACAGAAGATCTTCGGAACGTAAAGTGGTTCTGGAAGAACGACCTTCGCATTTATTCCTGCTGCGGCTTTCACACCGTGAGACGAACCGAGGCGTCGAGGGGAAGCGAGGAGGCCGTTCCCCCCGATGCCCCAAGACCTCCTCGGTTCGACGTCCCTTTAAAAGGGCGACGTTTCGGCCCCTCCGCCCCCGACAGATGA